In the Aristaeella hokkaidonensis genome, GATGATTGTTCCGGCACCCAGGAAACCGACGCCTGATACAATCTGTGCTGTCAGACGCCCTACGCTGACATTGATTTGAGATGCACCAAGCGCTACCACATGGGCAATGGTCTGCTGTTCCACCAGACCGATCAGCGCGGCACCCAGGCAGACCAGCACATGCGTCCGCATGCCTGCCGGCCTGTTTTTCATTTCCCGTTCGACACCGATAATGGCTCCGAAGATGACCGCGGCCACGATTCTGAGAACCATCTGCCAGAAAGAAAGCGGTTCTCCAAAAGTTACCCAGTCAAAAACCATACTATACCTCCGGTTGCTTCTGTGTAAGATTAACAGACGGATTTAATTGTCTGCTCTTGATACAACATATTACCACACCGGGCTGATTTCAGGCAATAAAAACCCGGCTGTTTTTTGCAGCCGGGCTTCCTTTTTTTGCCAAAATGTGATTATTCGAACCCGATGGTTGCGACGGGCGGTTTTTATCCAAACTGTTTTACCGTATGTCCGCCGGCCCACTTGCTCTCAAGAGGGAAATGGTTTATAGTAGATTCACAGAAATACCGTTTTACAGAATTTCATACAGGAGGAGGAACGAATCATGTCTATCCAGATTGTTGAGATTCCGAATCACCAGAACAAGGTACGTCTGCGCGTCGCCCATGGGCATTTCGCCACAAGCCACAGCCATATCAATTACTACATTGACCTGACTATGACCAAGCACCGGCTGTCAGAAGCCCGGATTGCCGCAGAAGAATTGTGCGGCATGTACAAGAATTCCACGATCGTGGACTCCATCCTCTGCCTGGACGGAACGGAGGTGCTGGGCGCCTGCATGGCTTCAGCACTGTCCGAGGCCGGGTTCCGGAGCATGAATGCACACCAGACGATTTACGTGGTGACTCCGGAACATACCTCCGGAAGCCAGCTGATCTTCCGGGACAATATCGCTCCGATGATTGTGGGCAAGCATGTACTGGTGCTGGCAGCCTCCCTGACCACCGGCTTTACCGCCCGCTCCGCCATCGAAGCTATCCGGTATTACAGCGGTGTGCCCGCAGGTGTCTCAGCCATCTTCTCCGCGATTGATGAATGTGAAGGCTTCCCGGTCAAGAGCGTTTTCACCGTAAAGGAGAACCTCCCCGATTATGTCAGCTGCTCCTCCCACAACTGCCCGATGTGCAAGGCAGGGGAAAAGCTGACAGGACTGGTCAACAGCCACGGCGTTTCCTCCTTCTGAGGGCGCGCTTTTTTAACAACGGAAGCCGGGCATCATGCCCGGCTTACGCTGTATTTCAATACCATTCGTCTTACTGACCTGCCGCAAGATAAAAAATATCCCGGGGACCTTTGTAAATAAGGTCCCCGGGATATTGATATTATTCGAACTCGATGGTCGCCACGGGTTTCTCCGGGATGCCCGGAACTTCCCGCTGAAGAAAACGATACGCAAAGCGTCAGGTTTTACGGATGCTTTCCCGCCAGATCGGGGTTGATTTTACATGGGTCCAGCTGTACGGGAAGGAGGGAATACGGATCCGGTTGAGCAGCAATTCAGCCGCAAGATGTCCGATTTCCGTACCGCAGATCTTGACCGTGGTCAACGGGGGATCGGTGAAGGCAGACTGCATTGTTCCGTCAAAACCGGTAATCATGATATCCTCCGGGATTGACAGGTCCTTTTTTTTCAGAGCCTGTATCAGTGAAATCGCCAGGTAATCGTTGGCACAGACAAAAGCGTCCGGCAGAGCAGGCATCTGATTGATCCTGGACAGCAGCCAGGCGGAATCATCATAGGGTGAGGAGTCGGGTTCACAGATACAGAATCGCTTATCGTACTGAAGTCCGTTTACCATCAGCCCCTGCTGATAGCCGTACCACCGTTCCCGGAAAGAGCCGCAGTGGTTATAATCCCCGACGAATCCGATCTGCCGGGCACCTGCCCTCACAAGACGCCGGATGACTGCCATAATTCCGGCAATGTTTTCCATAGTCACATAGTCGCACTCAATCAGCGAGGTGATTGTTTCAGCCGAACTGTCCGTCAGAACCATCGGAATGTCCAGATGACAGAGCATGCTTACATAATCCGGATCAAAAAGCTCAATTCCGACGATCCCGGCAATCTGTTCCGGAACAAAATGAGGGGGAAGTTGCCTTTTTTCCAGCTCCTCCTGTGAAATTTCATAAATTTTCAGCGCATAGCCTTCCCGGCTGATCATATCTGTAAAAGAAGAAAGGAACAGGGTGCCAAAATGGAGCTGGCTGGGGAGGTGGCAGGTCAGCAGGGCGATATTCCCGACAGACGGGGGAGAAGCGAAGACTTTTTCCGCGGGGGACCCGTATCCCAGTTCCTTTGCTTTTTGTAAAACAAGATTCCGGGTGCTCTGGGGAACAGAACCGCGGCCATTGTAAACTTTGGAAACTGTATTTCGGGAAAGACCGCAGGCATCCGCGATGTCCTGCATAGTGATTCTTTTGGAAGGCATCGTTTCCGACCTTTCTGTTTTTTTGTGACATTATGCCTGTTTTGTTTACATATTGTAACACAACGGAATGATCAAAACAAGTTTACATAATGTAAACACATCACGTCCTGACATCGAAATAGATTGTTAATAATGGCAATAAAACGAACATAATAAAATAAATATATACAAACTGCACAAAATCAATTGACAATATGTAAATCAATGTGTAAAATACAATTGAAATCCGGGAAGCCGGATAACGGATGTTACAACTGCATAAACGACGCGACATTGCAAACTGGCGAGGAGGGGAAAAATGCAAGGCGTGAAGCAACTGCCTGCCGCTTCAAAGCGGCAGAAAAACGTGACCCCCGGATACCGGCTGCGGAATTTCAGGGAGAACTTTCCGTATCTCACGATGATTCTGCCGGCCGTTCTGGTGGTATTCCTGTTTAACTATCTTCCGATCTATGGCGTCCTGATTGCGTTCCAGGATTTTATGCCGGGAGATAAAATTCTCTCTGACACCACGATCTGGGTCGGCTTTGAAAACTTTGCGAGATTCTTCAACGATGTACAGTTCTGGCCGCTGATGAAGAACACATTCATCCTGTGTATTGTCGGATTTGTCATCGGTTTCCCGCTTCCGATCATCGTATCCCTCGCACTCAACGCGCTGAAACGGAAGAAGACGGGGAAGGTTTTCCAGACGATCTATACCGCTCCCCATTTTATCTCGCTGGTTGTTCTGGTCGGTATGCTGCAGCTGTTCTTCGGGCGTTACGGCCTGGTGAACAACATTGCCGCAAGCCTGGGCGCGGAGCGGGTATCCTATTTCCTGGAAAGCTCCGCCTTCCGCCCGCTGTATATCCTGTCCAGCAACTGGCAGGACTTCGGCTGGAGCGCGGTTATCTACATCGCCGCCCTGAGCAACGTGGATCCTGTACAGCATGAAGCGGCCATGATCGACGGCGCAAGCCGGTTCCAGCGGGTGCTCCATGTGGACATTCCCGCAATCATGCCGATGATCAGCGTGATGCTGATCATGTCCATCGGCGGCCTGATGGGCGTGGGTTATGAAAAGGCCCTGCTGATGCAGACCGACGGAAACCTGGCTGTCAGTGAACTGATCGCCACATACGTGTACAAACGCGGTCTGACAGGCGTTCCGGATCAGGCTTACGCAACGGCCATCGGTCTGTTCAACTCCGTGATCAACGTTGTGCTGCTGATCATTGCCAACACGACATCCAAACGGTTCTCCGAGAACTCGCTGTGGTAAGGAGGGGAACGAAGATGACTCAGAAAGCACCCGCAATCAATATCAGGAACAACGCACTGAAGGATACAAAGGGCGACAAGATATTCTTTGTGATCAACGCCTGTATCCTCGGCCTGCTTGCACTGATCATTCTGTATCCCCTTTACTTTATCGTGATTGCCTCCATCTCCGACCCGGACGCGGTGCTGGGCGGACAGGTGGTGCTGGCTCCCGTGAATATCACCTTTGAAGGCTATGAGAAAGTATTCCAGCGGGGTGATATCTGGAGGGGATACCTCAACACCATTATCTATACCGTGGTGACGGTAGTTCTTTCGCTGGTGGTGACGATTCCCGCCGGCTGGGGACTGAGCCGTAAAACAACCCCCGGTAAAAAATTCTGGATGATTTACTTCATTATCCCGATGTTCTTCGGCGGCGGCCTGATCCCGTTCTATAACGTGATGAGCAGCCTGAAGCTGATCAACTCCGCCTGGTCGGTGATCCTTCCGGCAATCCTGAGCGTCTGGAACCTGTTCATGAGCAAGACGTTCTTTGAATCGTCCATTCCGGAGGGCATGCTGGAAGCAGCACGGATTGACGGCGCCGGAAAATTCCGGACCTTCTTCTCCATTGTGCTGCCGCTGTCCAAGGCAATCATTGCCGTTATGGCACTGTATTACGCAGTCGGACAGTGGAACAGCTACTTCAACGCCATGATTTTCCTGCAGGATGAAAACAAGTATCCGCTGCAGCTGGTGCTGAAGGAAATCCTGATTGCAAGTGAGAGCACCGTGGGCGGAAGCGGCGAAACGATTCTGCAGCAGTACCGCCTGGCAAACCAGCTGAAGTATGTATCCGTGATCGTCTCCAGCCTGCCGGTGCTGTGCCTGTATCCGTTTGTCCAGAAATACTTTGCACAAGGTGTCATGATTGGCTCCCTGAAGGGATAAAGAAGGAGGAAAACAACATGAAAAACCTGAAAAAATGGCTGCTTGTCCTGATGATGATCGTTCTGGCGGTTACACTGACTGCCT is a window encoding:
- a CDS encoding ABC transporter permease, whose translation is MQGVKQLPAASKRQKNVTPGYRLRNFRENFPYLTMILPAVLVVFLFNYLPIYGVLIAFQDFMPGDKILSDTTIWVGFENFARFFNDVQFWPLMKNTFILCIVGFVIGFPLPIIVSLALNALKRKKTGKVFQTIYTAPHFISLVVLVGMLQLFFGRYGLVNNIAASLGAERVSYFLESSAFRPLYILSSNWQDFGWSAVIYIAALSNVDPVQHEAAMIDGASRFQRVLHVDIPAIMPMISVMLIMSIGGLMGVGYEKALLMQTDGNLAVSELIATYVYKRGLTGVPDQAYATAIGLFNSVINVVLLIIANTTSKRFSENSLW
- a CDS encoding LacI family DNA-binding transcriptional regulator: MPSKRITMQDIADACGLSRNTVSKVYNGRGSVPQSTRNLVLQKAKELGYGSPAEKVFASPPSVGNIALLTCHLPSQLHFGTLFLSSFTDMISREGYALKIYEISQEELEKRQLPPHFVPEQIAGIVGIELFDPDYVSMLCHLDIPMVLTDSSAETITSLIECDYVTMENIAGIMAVIRRLVRAGARQIGFVGDYNHCGSFRERWYGYQQGLMVNGLQYDKRFCICEPDSSPYDDSAWLLSRINQMPALPDAFVCANDYLAISLIQALKKKDLSIPEDIMITGFDGTMQSAFTDPPLTTVKICGTEIGHLAAELLLNRIRIPSFPYSWTHVKSTPIWRESIRKT
- a CDS encoding orotate phosphoribosyltransferase — encoded protein: MSIQIVEIPNHQNKVRLRVAHGHFATSHSHINYYIDLTMTKHRLSEARIAAEELCGMYKNSTIVDSILCLDGTEVLGACMASALSEAGFRSMNAHQTIYVVTPEHTSGSQLIFRDNIAPMIVGKHVLVLAASLTTGFTARSAIEAIRYYSGVPAGVSAIFSAIDECEGFPVKSVFTVKENLPDYVSCSSHNCPMCKAGEKLTGLVNSHGVSSF
- a CDS encoding carbohydrate ABC transporter permease, which gives rise to MTQKAPAINIRNNALKDTKGDKIFFVINACILGLLALIILYPLYFIVIASISDPDAVLGGQVVLAPVNITFEGYEKVFQRGDIWRGYLNTIIYTVVTVVLSLVVTIPAGWGLSRKTTPGKKFWMIYFIIPMFFGGGLIPFYNVMSSLKLINSAWSVILPAILSVWNLFMSKTFFESSIPEGMLEAARIDGAGKFRTFFSIVLPLSKAIIAVMALYYAVGQWNSYFNAMIFLQDENKYPLQLVLKEILIASESTVGGSGETILQQYRLANQLKYVSVIVSSLPVLCLYPFVQKYFAQGVMIGSLKG